CACCGTTGGCGTGTCCGGGGTGAGCGAAATCCGCTCCGCCCCGATAGAGGCCAGCACCTTGACGTCATCGAGGCACGGCAGGATCAATTGCAAGGTGGTGTTGATCACGTCAACATCGCCGGAGGCCAGCGTATTGCAATCCAGCGCGTCAAAGGCTGCGTCAGAGGCATAGGTGAACCCCATTTCCTTGGCCAAGGCCAATGTCACGCGGGTCGGTACCAGCGGGGCACCGAAATGGCCCAGCACAACGTCGGTCTCTTTGGCATGTGCCGCAAGCCCGGCCATATCTTCATAAGGGGCATTGCCCCCGGCCGCGATCACAAAGGGATAGGTCAGGAAGTTCCCCAAAGGTTCAAACGGGTTTGGTGCCAGTTCGGGAATGCCGATCTGCGGTCCAACAACCGGAATGGCAATCAGGAAGGATCCGACTGTGTACCCATCCGCTGGGGCCTTGGCGACCTCTATAGCACCGGGAAAAGGGCCCCCGCCGCCACCGGGTTTATTCACCACCGCCGCCGCAACACCATATTTGACCTGAAAATCCTCGGCGATCATGCGGGTCAACACGTCCTCCAGATCACCGGGGGGCCATGGGACGATGAATTCGACGGGTTTCTCTGGATACTCGGCGTTTGCTGCCCCGGCGAAACCACTGGCGACCACCGCCAAAGCGGTGAGGGCTTTCTTACAAATATGCATGTTCTCTCCCCTATGCGGTTCATTTATTGAACCGGCGTTACGGAAAATAGCCTGCCCCGCAATTCCCGCTGCGTCAATTTCTTTTCAAACATTCTTTATTAACACCGAGTGAATCTGCCTGTTGAAGATGCCGCTGGGTTTGGGTGGTTGAGTTGCTAGGGCAGTATCTGACGTGGAACCGGCGAGGTGCCTGGTCCCTTGCTGGCGGTGGTGACTAATGATCACTTGCAGATTCTCCTCTCGGATCAGATTCCATAGGGGGCTTACGAAATCTCCCGCAAGAATTGAGTGGATGGCAGGGCGGACCCTCAAAAATTGCAAGGGTCGAACGTGGCGTATCCCCCTTATTTCTCTGTGCAAAACAACAGGGTGAAGAGACCAAGAAACGCCCCGCATCACGCCCGAAGTTGTGTTGACTCGGCAAAGCCAACCTCTCTATCGTGATCCACATAGCGGAACGATGTTTCAAGAATTGCATCGCCGCCATGCCCGATGCTTGCGCAGACAGGTCGGGAAATATTTGGGAGGATGATCATGAACTATCTTACTTCGGCGATTGCCGTGCTGGGTCTTTCAGGCTCGATGGCGATGGCGGCAGACTTTGAATTGCCAAAGCAAATGAGCTGGACAGCTTATGGCACCGGCTCTGCTGGATATAACCAAGCTGTGGCAATTGGTGCGGCGCTGCAAGATGCTGCTGGTGTGAACCTACGTGTGCTGCCGGGCAAAAACGATGTATCCCGGACAGAGCCATTGCGGCAGGGCCGTGTGCAGTTTTCTGCAACAGGTGTTGGCGGCAGCTTTATGGCGCAAGAGGGCGTGTTTGATTTCGGCACAGAGAACTGGGGGCCACAGCCGGTGCGCGTCCTGATGGCGAACAACGGTGGTGCGATCAACCTTTCGGTTGGGGTTGCAGGTGATCTGGGGATCGAAACCTATGCCGACCTCAAGGGCAAACGTGTGGCCTATATCGTTGGCGCACCAGCGCTTAACGTCAACACAGAGGCCTATCTCGCCTATGGTGGTCTGACCTGGGATGATGTTGAGCGTGTTGATTTCGGCGGTTTCGGCGCAAGCTGGACCGGGCTGATCGAAGGTCAGGTAGATGCGGCATTTGCCTCTACCAACTCGGGCAAGGCCTATGAGGCAGAAGCGGGCCCGCGCGGTCTGTTCTGGCCGCCGGTTGATCCGGCCAATACCGAAGGGTTTGCCGCACTTCAGAGCGTGGCACCGTTCTTCCAGCTGAACAAAGCCAAAGTGGGTGCCACCATTGATGGCACAGATGGATACCAGGGGGCGGGCTATGCCTATCCGGTGCTGACGGCAATGGAAGCAACAGAAGCTGACCTGGTTTATAACATGACCAAAGCGATGGTTGAGCTGTTCCCGAAATATGATGGCAATTCACCCGGCATCGGCGGTTGGGCGATGGACAAGCAGAACATGGAATGGGTTGTTCCCTACCATGAGGGGGCGATCCGTTATTATAAAGAACAGGGTGTCTGGTCTGACTCCGCGCAGGCGCATAACGACAATCTGGTTGCACGTCAGGCGGCCTTGGCCGCCGCATGGGAAGCAACCAAAGCAGCGGCACCTGCAGATTGGGAAGCCGCCTGGAGCGAAGCCCGACGCAAGGCACTGGCTGACGGTGGATTTAAAGTCGTCTTTTGATCCACAGAGCTAACGGAAACCGGCTGGCATTTATGCTGGCCGGTTTGCCCTGTATTGTTTTAGACAAGAGTATCCCCAATGTCAGATTCAAACGCCCCAACTCCCTTGCCCGCAGGGGCCGAACAGGTTGCCATTGATGGGGAAACCCCCGCAGAGCGTCTGGCCGGACCCGCCCGCTGGGTTGTCGTAACCGGCACGTTGCTGTCATTGGTTTTGGTGATTAACCAGCTGTTTAACCTTCAAATTATGGGACTTGTCCTGATCGAAGGGCGGTACCTCTATATCCTTGGCGGCCTGTTTCTGGCGCTGAGTTTCCTGATTTTCCAGATGCGTGGCGGCAAGGGCGGTGTGCCTTCCTTGTTGGACTGGCTTCTGTTCGCCCTATCCCTGGCCTGCACCGGATATCTGGCGCAAACAGCGCAGGCGAATCTGTCTCAAGGCTGGGAATATGCGGCGCCGCAAATGGCGCAATATGTCTCGGTCGTTTTCTTCTTTCTGATCCTTGAAGCGACACGGCGTGCAGGCGGTTTGGTCCTGTTTCTGATCGTGTGTTTCTTTGCCTTCTACCCCACATTCGCGGGTCATGTGCCTGACCCGTTTTCCGGGTTTCAAAGCACCTTCATGCAAACCGTACCCTATCACATCTTCTCTGCCGAAAGTTCGTTTGGCATCCCGATGAAGGCCTTTGGCGGCGTGGTGATCGGGTTTATCCTGTTTGGCGCAGTGTTGCAGCGCACCGGCGGCGGGCAGTTCTTTAACGATCTGGCACTTGGTCTTGTCGGCGGGTATCGTGGTGGTGCGGCCAAAGTGTCGATCTTTGCCAGCGGGTTCATGGGATCAATGTCCGGTTCTGTCATTTCGAACGTGCTGACCACTGGCGCGGTTTCAATCCCCGCCATGCGCAAAACCGGTTTCAGTGCAAAAACCGCCGCTGCGACAGAGGCCTGTGCCTCTACCGGCGGCGTGTTGATGCCACCCATCATGGGGGCCACCGCTTTCATCATGGCGTCCTTCCTCTCGCGTCCTTACGTCGAAATCGCCCTTGCCGCGGCCATTCCCAGCATCCTGTTTTATTGGGGGCTGTTCACCGGCATCGATGCCTATGCCGCCAAACGCGGGCTGCGCGGATTGCCGCGCCCAGATCTGCCGCGCCTCAAGGAAGTGATGACAGAGGGCTGGCCCTATATTTTTGTCTTTGCCCTGCTGCTCTATATGATGATCGGCCTGCGTCAAGAATCCTCCGCGCCATTTTATGCGACAGCGTTGCTGCTGGTGGTGAACCAGTTCCGCGCCCGGTTCCGCCTGAACAAACAACGGCTGGGCAATATGATTGTCGGGGTTGGCATGGGGCTGGCCGAGTTGACGGCAATCCTGCTGGGTGTGGGGCTGATCGTTGGGTCGTTTTCCGCCACCGGCCTTGCCGGAACGCTGGTGAACGAGCTGGTCTTTATGGCCGGTGACAACACGCTTGTACTGTTGGCAATGGGCGCGCTGACCGCGTTTATCTTTGGCATGGGGATGACGGTGACGGCCTGCTATATCTTCCTTGCTGTGGTGCTGGCACCAGCGCTGGAGGCGGGCGGGTTGAACACCCTCGCGGTGCATCTGTTCATTCTCTATTGGGGCATGGTCAGCTATATCACGCCGCCCGTTGCACTGGGGGCCTTTGCGGCGTCGACCATGGCCGGGTCCAACCCTATTGCAACCGGGTTTGAGGCGATGCGCCTTGGCGGCGTCATCTATATCGCACCGTTCTTCTTTGTGCTGAACCCCGCGCTGATCGGGCAGGCCCCGGCGTGGGAAGTGGCTGTGGCGTTGACCTCGGCCCTGATTGGCGTTGCGATGATTTCTTCTGCGTTACAGGGGTACATCAGCCTTGTTGGTCCGCTGGAAGGCAGTGCAGGTATGCCGTTGCGCATCCTGTTGTTCTGTGGCGGCGTGTTGATTGCCATGCCGCAGACCGCATTGGTCAATCTGGGCTATCTCGCGTCTTTCCTCCTTGGGGTCGCCCTATGTGCCCTGCCAATGCTCATCGCCTGGCGCAGCAATGCCGCTGGCCCGAACCCAGCCTGAGACAGATGATACCGATCACGCCTGCCGTCACCGAAACACCGCCCACCGAAACCATCGTCGCCCGCCTGCGCAGCAACGCGGTGGCGCATCCTGACCGGCTGGCGCTGGTCTGTGGTGATACTTCGGTCACCTGGGGGGCATTTGACAGACGCATCAACAGGGTTGCCAACCTGCTGCTGGCACAGGGGCTGTGCAAGGGCGACAATGTGGCGGTGATTTCGGCCAATTCCATCGCTTATGCAGAATTGTTCATGGGCATTCTGCGGGCGGGGGGCTGTGTGACACCGCTGTCCTCCATGGCGTCGCCAGATGCGCTGCACAAGATGCTGACAGATAGCCGAGCCAAGGCGATTTTTGTGGCGGCGCAATATCAGGAGCTGGTGGCGGGGTTCATCGGTGAACTGCCGTTGGCGCGGTTTGCAATCGATTTTGAACAGGCAGGTTTCGACGATTATGAAACCGCTTTAGACAGCGTCCCCGACACTGATCCGATGGTCGCGGTTGACCTGTCCGATCCGTTCAACCTGATCTATTCCTCTGGCACCACCGGCACGCCCAAGGGGATTTTGCACAACCACTGGATGCGCGCCGCCCAGATGGAGCGGGTTTCGCCAAATGGCTATGACGATAACGCCCGCACGCTGATTTCGACGCCGCTTTATTCCAACACCACCATTGTCGCCTTTCTGCCCACCTTGTTTGGCGGATCAACGGTGTATCTGATGCCCAAATTCGATGCGCGGGAGTATTTGCAAATCGTCGAACGGGACCGGATAACCCATACGATGCTGGTGCCGGTGCAATATAAACGGATCATGGATGTGCCCGATTTTGACAGCTTTGATCTGTCTTCAATGCGGGTCAAATTCTCGACCTCGGCACCTTTGCGTGCGGATGTGAAGCAAGATGTGCTGGCCCGCTTTCCGGGTCGCCTACTGGAGTATTACGGCTTGACCGAAGGGGGCGGCGTGACTGTGCTGGCGGCGGATGAGTTCCCGGACAAGTTACATACAGTGGGCAAGCCGACCCCGGGTAATGACATCCGGCTGATCGACGTGGATGGTCAGGAAGTGCCACAGGGTGAGGTGGGTGAGATCTGTGGTCGCGGACCGACAATGATGTCGGGGTATTTTGGCCGTGACGATCTGACCGCGGACTACATTTGGCGCAACGCGGAAGGGCAGGTTTATTTCCGCTCTGGCGACATGGGCTATTTTGATGCGGATGGTTTTCTGATCCTGTCGGACCGCAAGAAGGACATGATCATATCGGGCGGTCTGAATATCTATGCCAATGATCTGGAATTGGTGCTGCTGCAAGACGAAGATGTGATTGATGCGGCCGTGATTGGTGTGCCCTCCGAGGCATGGGGCGAGACCCCGCTGGGGCTGGTGGTCTGTCGGCCCTCTGCGGGGCGAAGCGCGGCGGATATTCTGGACAGCGCCAATGCACGGTTGGGCAAAAGCCAACGATTGTCGCAGGTCGAAATTCGTGACACCTTGCCGCGCAGTACCATCGGCAAGATCCTCAAGAAAGATCTGCGTGCCCCTTATTGGGAAAAGGAAACCCTGTGAAAGATAAGCCGCTGTCAGCGCAAAAAATGAACGGTGCCGAAAGCCTGGTGCATACTCTGTTGGCCAATGGTGTGGATGTTTGTTTTACCAATCCTGGTACCTCGGAAATGCATTTTGTGGCTGCGCTTGATCACATTCCGGGCATGCGGTCCGTGCTGGCCCTGCAAGAGGGGGTCGCGACAGGGGCGGCGGATGGCTATTACCGGATGGTGGGCAAACCCGCCTCGACCCTGCTGCACCTTGGTCCCGGTCTGGCAAACGGCTTGTCCAATCTGCATAACGCAAAGAAGGCCGGTTCGGGGGTGGTGAATATCGTGGGTGAACATGCCTCGACCCATATCGAACTTGATGCGCCGCTGACGTCTGATATCGAAGGAATTGCCCGCCCCGTCTCGCATTGGGTGCGTAGCTCGGCGTCATCTGAAACCGTGGGCACGGACGCCGCCGAGGCGGTACAGGCCGCGATGATTGCGCCAGGCCAGATTGCCACGTTGATCTTGCCAAGTGACACGGCCTGGAACAGCGGTGGGGTGGCGCAGGATGCAATTGAACTGTTCGCACCGGCCCCCTTTGATCAAAGCCAGCTTGCACAGGCGGTTGACGCGCTTGACGGCCCAGAGACCCTGCTGCTGCTGGGGGGCGGTGCCTTGACCGAAAGCAATCTGGAAACCGCAGGGCGCATTGCCGCCAAGACCGGCTGCAAGATCCTGTCGGAATGGTCGAACGCACGGCTGGAACGGGGCGCGGGACGTGTGTTTGTGGGCCGTGTGCCTTACCCCATCGACATTGCGCTGGAGGTGCTAAAGCCGTTCAAACGCATCGTGCTGGTCGGGGCGCGTGCGCCCATCGGGTTTTTCGCCTATCCCGGCAAACCTGCCATCCTGACCCGTGATGGTGCGGAAATACTGACCCTGGCCGGTGCGGGCGCGGACCTGAGCGCAGCGCTTGCGGCGCTGGCAGATGCGACTGATGCAACCACAACGCCGCCCGCCCATGTTGCAGAGCCCTTTACGCCAGAGCGCCCTGAGGGGCCGATTAATCTGGATAATCTGGCCGCGATGATCGCCCGTGCCATTCCTGAAAATGCCATTGTGGTGGATGAATCCGTGACCACGGGACGCGCGTTTTCACCTGCTACCAAGGGCGCTGCGAAACACACTTGGCTGAACAACTGCGGCGGTTCCATCGGCTATGGCCTTCCAGCGGCAATTGGTGCTGCCGTCGCCTGTCCCGATCGCAAGGTGCTATGTCTGACTGGCGATGGCTCGGCCATGTACACGGTGCAATCGCTGTGGACCATGGCGCGGGAAAACCTTGATGTAACGGTACTGATCTTTGCCAACCGCAGCTATCAGATCCTGCGGGGCGAGTTGACCAATGTGGGTGTCGGCAACCCCGGTCCACGCGCCATTGACATGCTAAGCCTTGACCGACCGGCGCTGGATTGGGTGCAGATGTCCTGTTCAATGGGGGTGGATGCGGTGCGGGTCACAGAGTGTGACGGGCTGGAGAATGCACTGGCGGATGGGCTGGCCAGCGGTGGGCCCAATCTGATCGAGGTGATGCTGTAACGCGGTGACAATGGGTCGTCCGCAGCAGGGGCAAAACGGCGGAATATCATCAAAGACTTGCATCATGGCCGCTTCATGCGCATTCAGGTTCCTGTGTCAAAACCATCAGATCATACTCACCCTCCCTTGACCGCCCTTGGCTGGTCCAGCTTCTTTGCCGATCAGGTAGGTCGTGATGAAACAGGGCTTACCCCTTTGCGCATCGCGACGGTGCATCGTTCGCGCCTGACCGCTGAAGGGGCCTCGGGGCCGGTAAAGGTGAACCTGCCTGCTGCGTCGAAAACCACGGATTTTGCCGTCGGTGATTGGGTGCTGAGCGATCCTAAGACCCTAATGTTTGTCCGGTGTCTGGATCGGCGCGCGCTGTTGCAGCGCAAGACCGAAGGGGCACATCTGCCGCAGCTGATTGCGGCCAATGTTGATACGCTGTTTATCGTGACCTCTTGCAATGATGATTTCAATGCCGCGCGGCTGGAACGCTATCTGGCGCTTGCAAATGAGGCGGGCACTGACCCGGTGATCGTCCTGACGAAAGCAGATCAGGCAGACGATACCGCGCCCTTTGTTGATCAGGCCGCGGCCCTGCAACGGGGGCTGCCCGTGGTCACCTTGAATGCCAAGGCGACCCAGGCGGCGGATACGCTGGCCCCCTGGTGTGGTCCGGGGCAAACGGTGGCGCTGGTTGGGTCCTCCGGTGTTGGTAAATCAACCTTGCTGAACACGCTTGCGAATAAAACGGGCGAAGACGTTCAGGCCACGGGCGGCATTCGCGAGGATGATGCAAAGGGTCGTCACACCACCACCGCGCGCTCGTTGCATACCACGCAGGCCGGTGGCTGTGTGATTGACACACCCGGCATCCGTACATTGCACGTCAGCGATCTTGCCGTCGGTCTGGATATCTTGTTTGCCGAGATCACCGAACTGGCCCCCGAGTGTAAATTTCGCGACTGTACCCATGCCCATGAACCGGGGTGCGCTGTACAGGCAGGGGTTGCGGCGGGTGATGTTGCGCCGGAACGGCTTGAACGCTGGCGTAAACTGGCCGAGGAAAACCGCGACAATACTCCCACAACCACAGGGCCACGCGGCAATAAGAAACCGCAAGGACGGCGCAAGAGACGCTGAGTGCCCTTTCTATATCGCTGCATGGATGCGAAGATATCGCCATGTCGAAGAAAACTCTGAACGCGGAAAATCTGGCGGCCCTAGGCGCGCAAACTCTGGCTGATCTGCTGATCGAGGTCAGCACCGGCAGCGCCGAGATCAAACGGCGCTTGCGGCTGGAATTGAGCCATAACCTTGGCCCCGGCGAATTGGCCCGCGACGTGCGCAAACGTCTGGCCTCAATCCGGCGGTCCACCAGTTTTGTCGGATGGCGCAGACGCAAGGCGCTGATCAAGGATCTGGCGACCCAATCAGAGATGATCACCGATAAGATCGCGCCGGAGGCACCTGATGTGGCCTTTGATCTATTGTGGGAATTTATCGATCTGGCCCCCTCGGTTTATGAACGTGTTGACGACAGCCGGGGAGATGTGGGTGATGTGTTTCGCGCGGCATTGGCGCAGCTTGAAGAGATCGCACCGCGCGCCGGTCTGAACCCTCAAACCCTTGCGGCGCGGGTCTGGGATGCGCAGCGTGACAACGCATATGGTGCCTTTGATGGGATCATTGGCCTGATGGCACCGACACTGGGCGCAGCGGGGCTGGAGCAGCTCAAACATTTGGTGCAGGCACATGCGCAAACCCCGGTGGAAGAACCGGAGG
This DNA window, taken from Sulfitobacter pacificus, encodes the following:
- a CDS encoding tripartite tricarboxylate transporter substrate-binding protein, which produces MHICKKALTALAVVASGFAGAANAEYPEKPVEFIVPWPPGDLEDVLTRMIAEDFQVKYGVAAAVVNKPGGGGGPFPGAIEVAKAPADGYTVGSFLIAIPVVGPQIGIPELAPNPFEPLGNFLTYPFVIAAGGNAPYEDMAGLAAHAKETDVVLGHFGAPLVPTRVTLALAKEMGFTYASDAAFDALDCNTLASGDVDVINTTLQLILPCLDDVKVLASIGAERISLTPDTPTVAELAPDLNVVLWNGLFVHKDTPEDVRTKIIDVAKETVMSERAQKLAAETGALVYWQNADEVTAQIEADIKTLDHIGEMLSE
- a CDS encoding class I adenylate-forming enzyme family protein, with protein sequence MIPITPAVTETPPTETIVARLRSNAVAHPDRLALVCGDTSVTWGAFDRRINRVANLLLAQGLCKGDNVAVISANSIAYAELFMGILRAGGCVTPLSSMASPDALHKMLTDSRAKAIFVAAQYQELVAGFIGELPLARFAIDFEQAGFDDYETALDSVPDTDPMVAVDLSDPFNLIYSSGTTGTPKGILHNHWMRAAQMERVSPNGYDDNARTLISTPLYSNTTIVAFLPTLFGGSTVYLMPKFDAREYLQIVERDRITHTMLVPVQYKRIMDVPDFDSFDLSSMRVKFSTSAPLRADVKQDVLARFPGRLLEYYGLTEGGGVTVLAADEFPDKLHTVGKPTPGNDIRLIDVDGQEVPQGEVGEICGRGPTMMSGYFGRDDLTADYIWRNAEGQVYFRSGDMGYFDADGFLILSDRKKDMIISGGLNIYANDLELVLLQDEDVIDAAVIGVPSEAWGETPLGLVVCRPSAGRSAADILDSANARLGKSQRLSQVEIRDTLPRSTIGKILKKDLRAPYWEKETL
- the rsgA gene encoding ribosome small subunit-dependent GTPase A, giving the protein MRIQVPVSKPSDHTHPPLTALGWSSFFADQVGRDETGLTPLRIATVHRSRLTAEGASGPVKVNLPAASKTTDFAVGDWVLSDPKTLMFVRCLDRRALLQRKTEGAHLPQLIAANVDTLFIVTSCNDDFNAARLERYLALANEAGTDPVIVLTKADQADDTAPFVDQAAALQRGLPVVTLNAKATQAADTLAPWCGPGQTVALVGSSGVGKSTLLNTLANKTGEDVQATGGIREDDAKGRHTTTARSLHTTQAGGCVIDTPGIRTLHVSDLAVGLDILFAEITELAPECKFRDCTHAHEPGCAVQAGVAAGDVAPERLERWRKLAEENRDNTPTTTGPRGNKKPQGRRKRR
- a CDS encoding TAXI family TRAP transporter solute-binding subunit — its product is MNYLTSAIAVLGLSGSMAMAADFELPKQMSWTAYGTGSAGYNQAVAIGAALQDAAGVNLRVLPGKNDVSRTEPLRQGRVQFSATGVGGSFMAQEGVFDFGTENWGPQPVRVLMANNGGAINLSVGVAGDLGIETYADLKGKRVAYIVGAPALNVNTEAYLAYGGLTWDDVERVDFGGFGASWTGLIEGQVDAAFASTNSGKAYEAEAGPRGLFWPPVDPANTEGFAALQSVAPFFQLNKAKVGATIDGTDGYQGAGYAYPVLTAMEATEADLVYNMTKAMVELFPKYDGNSPGIGGWAMDKQNMEWVVPYHEGAIRYYKEQGVWSDSAQAHNDNLVARQAALAAAWEATKAAAPADWEAAWSEARRKALADGGFKVVF
- a CDS encoding acetolactate synthase large subunit gives rise to the protein MNGAESLVHTLLANGVDVCFTNPGTSEMHFVAALDHIPGMRSVLALQEGVATGAADGYYRMVGKPASTLLHLGPGLANGLSNLHNAKKAGSGVVNIVGEHASTHIELDAPLTSDIEGIARPVSHWVRSSASSETVGTDAAEAVQAAMIAPGQIATLILPSDTAWNSGGVAQDAIELFAPAPFDQSQLAQAVDALDGPETLLLLGGGALTESNLETAGRIAAKTGCKILSEWSNARLERGAGRVFVGRVPYPIDIALEVLKPFKRIVLVGARAPIGFFAYPGKPAILTRDGAEILTLAGAGADLSAALAALADATDATTTPPAHVAEPFTPERPEGPINLDNLAAMIARAIPENAIVVDESVTTGRAFSPATKGAAKHTWLNNCGGSIGYGLPAAIGAAVACPDRKVLCLTGDGSAMYTVQSLWTMARENLDVTVLIFANRSYQILRGELTNVGVGNPGPRAIDMLSLDRPALDWVQMSCSMGVDAVRVTECDGLENALADGLASGGPNLIEVML
- a CDS encoding TRAP transporter permease; this translates as MSDSNAPTPLPAGAEQVAIDGETPAERLAGPARWVVVTGTLLSLVLVINQLFNLQIMGLVLIEGRYLYILGGLFLALSFLIFQMRGGKGGVPSLLDWLLFALSLACTGYLAQTAQANLSQGWEYAAPQMAQYVSVVFFFLILEATRRAGGLVLFLIVCFFAFYPTFAGHVPDPFSGFQSTFMQTVPYHIFSAESSFGIPMKAFGGVVIGFILFGAVLQRTGGGQFFNDLALGLVGGYRGGAAKVSIFASGFMGSMSGSVISNVLTTGAVSIPAMRKTGFSAKTAAATEACASTGGVLMPPIMGATAFIMASFLSRPYVEIALAAAIPSILFYWGLFTGIDAYAAKRGLRGLPRPDLPRLKEVMTEGWPYIFVFALLLYMMIGLRQESSAPFYATALLLVVNQFRARFRLNKQRLGNMIVGVGMGLAELTAILLGVGLIVGSFSATGLAGTLVNELVFMAGDNTLVLLAMGALTAFIFGMGMTVTACYIFLAVVLAPALEAGGLNTLAVHLFILYWGMVSYITPPVALGAFAASTMAGSNPIATGFEAMRLGGVIYIAPFFFVLNPALIGQAPAWEVAVALTSALIGVAMISSALQGYISLVGPLEGSAGMPLRILLFCGGVLIAMPQTALVNLGYLASFLLGVALCALPMLIAWRSNAAGPNPA